From Ramlibacter agri, a single genomic window includes:
- a CDS encoding substrate-binding domain-containing protein: protein MKVQARSVLLAAFALAGLPSLALADTVRLAGATTVLNVVVAPNRATVEKATGHQLEINANATGKGLVDLAEGRADAAMVSEPMDIALAAAEVAGKKIDGATLRMHEIRKDEIVFIVHPANPVKKLTLAQLGDIHTGKITNWKQVGGKDMPITVYSDALTGGTRAMIKKIVMNNQDYAASVKSLTSVSRIADLVPGDEAGIGGLGRGFVKADGKAVIVETSRIERPLAFVTVGEPQPKVQQVIAALRTAGNAR, encoded by the coding sequence ATGAAAGTGCAAGCCCGCTCCGTGCTGCTGGCCGCCTTCGCGCTGGCCGGACTTCCCTCCCTCGCGCTCGCCGACACCGTGCGGCTGGCCGGCGCCACCACGGTGCTGAACGTGGTCGTCGCGCCCAACCGCGCCACGGTCGAAAAGGCCACCGGCCACCAGCTGGAGATCAACGCCAATGCCACCGGCAAGGGCCTGGTGGACCTCGCCGAAGGCCGGGCCGACGCCGCGATGGTGTCGGAGCCGATGGACATCGCGCTGGCCGCGGCGGAGGTCGCGGGGAAGAAGATCGACGGCGCGACGCTGCGCATGCACGAGATCCGCAAGGACGAGATCGTCTTCATCGTCCATCCCGCCAACCCGGTGAAGAAGCTGACGCTGGCGCAGCTGGGTGACATCCACACCGGCAAGATCACCAACTGGAAGCAGGTGGGTGGCAAGGACATGCCGATCACCGTGTACTCGGATGCGCTCACCGGCGGCACCCGCGCGATGATCAAGAAGATCGTGATGAACAACCAGGACTACGCGGCCAGCGTCAAGTCGCTCACTTCGGTCTCGCGCATCGCGGACCTGGTGCCGGGCGACGAGGCGGGCATCGGCGGCCTGGGACGCGGCTTCGTCAAGGCCGATGGCAAGGCGGTGATCGTGGAGACCTCGCGCATCGAGCGCCCGCTGGCCTTCGTGACGGTGGGCGAGCCGCAACCCAAGGTGCAGCAGGTGATCGCCGCGCTGCGTACCGCCGGCAACGCCCGCTGA
- a CDS encoding methyl-accepting chemotaxis protein translates to MKVWQKILVAPAVTIVFLLALGAVSYVMLTRQNNALEELARNRMSAFQTAADAAGDIAEVHSNVYRLFTWIANLKDDQIKKVNQEQRQKIAAVVKSLGDLNARVQLVPAEKALVADVLPKIEKYRKLMDDAIDISSADVATGAMSMQAADTQFQEIGKDMDKLVALEKSLAQESYDSAAAAFRMALAWLGVIVVAAAVAAFGIALVMSRVIVRPLQVAMRAADRIAGGDLSGDIEVRTQDETGQLLQALQTMLRNLRDLVGQVSGGAHAVADTSAQIAQGNLDLSQRTEEQATTLEETASSMEELTSTVSQNAANARQANQLASNASDVARKGGQVVGQVVSTMNGISDASKKIADIIGVIDGIAFQTNILALNAAVEAARAGEQGRGFAVVAAEVRSLAQRSAGAAKEIKELIGDSVGKVDAGTRLVADAGKTMDEIVSSVKKVSDLIAEIAAASQEQSSGIEQVNTAVTTMDQVVQQNASLVEEASAAAEAMKDQARSLLEMVARFRLGDAQSRPRAAAPAPAPAPAPAAIAPIATRSKAAPAIPARANPKLPFAPTEPRLAANGDWKEF, encoded by the coding sequence ATGAAAGTCTGGCAGAAGATCCTGGTCGCACCGGCCGTCACCATCGTGTTCCTGCTGGCGCTGGGCGCGGTGTCCTACGTCATGCTCACCCGGCAGAACAATGCCCTGGAGGAGCTGGCCCGCAACCGCATGAGCGCCTTCCAGACCGCGGCCGACGCCGCGGGCGACATCGCCGAGGTGCACTCCAACGTCTACCGCCTCTTCACCTGGATCGCCAACTTGAAGGACGACCAGATCAAGAAGGTGAACCAGGAGCAGCGGCAGAAGATCGCGGCCGTGGTCAAGAGCCTGGGCGACCTCAACGCGCGCGTGCAGTTGGTGCCGGCCGAGAAGGCGCTGGTGGCCGACGTGCTGCCCAAGATCGAGAAGTACCGCAAGCTGATGGACGACGCGATCGACATCAGCTCGGCGGACGTGGCCACCGGCGCCATGTCGATGCAGGCCGCCGACACCCAGTTCCAGGAAATCGGCAAGGACATGGACAAGCTGGTGGCGCTGGAGAAGTCGCTGGCGCAGGAAAGCTACGACAGCGCCGCCGCCGCCTTCCGCATGGCGCTGGCCTGGCTGGGCGTGATCGTGGTGGCCGCGGCAGTGGCCGCCTTCGGCATCGCGCTGGTGATGAGCCGCGTGATCGTGCGGCCGCTGCAGGTGGCCATGCGCGCGGCCGACCGCATCGCCGGCGGCGACCTCTCGGGTGACATCGAGGTCCGCACCCAGGACGAGACCGGCCAGCTGCTGCAGGCGCTGCAGACCATGCTGCGCAACCTGCGCGACCTGGTGGGCCAGGTGTCCGGCGGCGCCCATGCGGTCGCCGACACCAGCGCGCAGATCGCGCAGGGCAACCTGGACCTGTCGCAGCGCACCGAGGAACAGGCGACGACGCTGGAGGAAACGGCCAGCTCGATGGAGGAGCTGACGTCCACCGTCAGCCAGAACGCCGCCAACGCGCGCCAGGCCAACCAGCTGGCGTCCAACGCATCCGACGTCGCGCGCAAGGGCGGCCAGGTGGTGGGCCAGGTGGTCAGCACCATGAACGGCATCTCCGATGCGTCGAAGAAGATCGCCGACATCATCGGCGTGATCGACGGCATCGCCTTCCAGACCAACATCCTGGCGCTGAACGCGGCGGTGGAAGCCGCCCGCGCCGGCGAGCAGGGCCGCGGCTTCGCGGTGGTGGCCGCCGAGGTGCGCAGCCTGGCACAGCGCAGCGCCGGCGCGGCCAAGGAGATCAAGGAACTGATCGGCGACTCGGTCGGCAAGGTCGACGCCGGCACGCGCCTGGTGGCCGACGCCGGCAAGACGATGGACGAGATCGTGTCCTCGGTGAAGAAGGTCAGCGACCTGATCGCCGAGATCGCTGCCGCCAGCCAGGAGCAGAGCTCCGGCATCGAGCAGGTCAACACCGCCGTCACGACGATGGACCAGGTGGTGCAGCAGAACGCCTCGCTGGTGGAAGAGGCCTCGGCCGCCGCCGAAGCCATGAAAGACCAGGCACGCTCGCTGCTGGAGATGGTGGCGCGCTTCCGCCTGGGCGACGCGCAGTCCCGGCCGCGCGCCGCCGCACCGGCGCCCGCGCCGGCTCCGGCTCCGGCCGCCATCGCGCCCATCGCCACCCGCTCGAAGGCCGCGCCCGCGATCCCGGCGCGCGCCAATCCCAAGCTGCCCTTCGCGCCGACCGAGCCGCGCCTGGCCGCCAACGGCGACTGGAAGGAGTTCTGA
- a CDS encoding chemotaxis protein CheA: MYQPTNAFGDPGAFRTIFFEEALEHLANVEGILLRMDTDAPHPDDLNGIFRAVHSIKGSAAMLGYADMAGLTHLQENLLDLLRKDERALETDDIEAMLKAVDVLRSQVMHHRGQQPQAADDSEVTALLRERVAQPASDARGTKAGEVQRKFRVALQPLEAAIDDGELEMMLGGLSDMGTVTNQQVDNRAGGSVRFEVLLQGAAADLQSVLSLVVAPELITIETITDAQPAATAHGAVPHLHAVPPAAPAALPLGDDDEFFVDPAEFRRKASAATAAALAAAEQESNEEEDDDSIELFVTPQDLKQAPPLPDDHGIDLFVTPQDLKKAVKPAADAGVDLFESPQDFHKARRARPEKAEPAPQAQSAAPVAHDASYIRVATEKIDLLVNLVGELVITEAMLARSGALADASSNDARYTSNSGLADLSRHTRNLQEAVLAIRMLPINNVFQRFPRLVHELSAQLGKRVELKVSGEGTELDRGLIEKISDPLTHLVRNAIDHGLERPESRVAAGKPAVGTVTLRASQRGGNIVIEVTDDGRGLDRERILARAIERGMPIAPDAPDAEVFNLIFEAGFSTAERVTEISGRGVGMDVVRRNIQALGGTIDLSSTAGQGCKVTVSVPLTLAIMEAMTVSIGAETYVLPLAAVVESLSVKASDIHTLPGTGDTLRVREEYLPVLHLARLFPPQQPRGEGAGGIAVIVETEGSNAALIVDELVGQQQVVVKSLEANFRRVPGLAGATVMGDGSVALILDVAHLMRISSREEAMLA, from the coding sequence ATGTACCAGCCCACCAATGCATTCGGCGACCCCGGCGCCTTCCGCACCATCTTCTTCGAGGAGGCGCTGGAGCACTTGGCGAACGTGGAAGGCATCCTGCTGCGCATGGACACCGATGCGCCGCATCCGGACGACCTGAACGGAATCTTCCGGGCCGTGCACTCGATCAAGGGCAGTGCGGCGATGCTGGGATACGCCGACATGGCGGGCCTCACGCACCTGCAGGAAAACCTGCTGGACCTGCTGCGCAAGGACGAGCGCGCGCTGGAGACCGACGACATCGAGGCGATGCTGAAGGCGGTCGACGTGCTGCGCTCGCAGGTGATGCACCACCGCGGCCAGCAGCCGCAGGCCGCGGACGATTCGGAAGTGACCGCGCTGCTGCGCGAACGCGTGGCGCAGCCCGCCAGCGACGCGCGCGGCACGAAGGCCGGCGAAGTGCAGCGCAAGTTCCGGGTGGCGCTGCAGCCGCTGGAAGCCGCCATCGACGACGGCGAACTGGAGATGATGCTGGGCGGCCTGTCCGACATGGGCACCGTCACCAACCAGCAGGTGGACAACCGCGCCGGCGGCTCGGTGCGCTTCGAGGTGCTGCTGCAAGGCGCAGCGGCCGACCTGCAGAGCGTGCTGTCGCTGGTGGTGGCGCCGGAGCTGATCACCATCGAGACGATCACCGACGCGCAGCCGGCCGCGACCGCGCATGGCGCGGTGCCGCACCTGCACGCGGTGCCGCCGGCGGCGCCCGCGGCGCTGCCGCTGGGAGACGACGACGAGTTCTTCGTTGACCCGGCGGAGTTCCGCCGCAAGGCCAGCGCCGCTACGGCCGCGGCCCTGGCAGCCGCGGAACAGGAGTCGAACGAGGAAGAGGACGACGATTCGATCGAGCTGTTCGTCACGCCGCAGGACCTGAAGCAGGCGCCGCCGCTGCCGGACGACCATGGCATCGACCTCTTCGTGACGCCGCAGGACCTGAAGAAGGCGGTGAAGCCGGCGGCCGATGCCGGCGTCGACCTGTTCGAGTCGCCGCAGGACTTCCACAAGGCGCGTCGCGCCCGCCCCGAGAAGGCCGAGCCCGCGCCGCAGGCGCAGTCCGCCGCGCCAGTGGCACACGACGCCAGCTACATCCGCGTGGCCACCGAGAAGATCGACCTGCTGGTGAACCTGGTGGGCGAGCTGGTGATCACCGAAGCGATGCTCGCGCGCAGCGGCGCGCTGGCCGACGCCAGCTCCAACGACGCGCGCTACACCAGCAACAGCGGGCTGGCGGACCTGTCGCGCCACACGCGCAACCTGCAGGAGGCGGTGCTCGCCATCCGCATGCTGCCGATCAACAACGTGTTCCAGCGCTTCCCGCGCCTGGTGCATGAACTCTCGGCGCAGCTGGGCAAGCGCGTCGAACTGAAGGTCTCCGGCGAGGGCACGGAGCTGGATCGCGGCCTGATCGAGAAGATCTCCGATCCGCTCACGCACCTCGTCCGCAACGCCATTGACCATGGGCTGGAGCGACCCGAATCACGGGTCGCCGCCGGGAAACCGGCCGTGGGCACCGTCACCCTGCGCGCCAGCCAGCGCGGGGGGAACATAGTCATCGAGGTCACGGACGACGGCCGGGGCCTGGACCGCGAGCGGATCCTGGCGCGCGCCATCGAGCGCGGCATGCCCATCGCGCCGGACGCGCCCGATGCGGAGGTCTTCAACCTGATCTTCGAAGCGGGCTTCTCCACCGCCGAACGCGTGACCGAGATCTCCGGGCGCGGCGTCGGCATGGACGTGGTCCGCCGCAATATCCAGGCGCTGGGCGGCACCATCGACCTCTCCTCCACCGCGGGGCAGGGCTGCAAGGTGACCGTGAGCGTGCCGCTGACGCTGGCCATCATGGAAGCGATGACGGTCTCCATCGGCGCCGAGACCTACGTGCTGCCGCTGGCGGCCGTCGTCGAGTCGCTGAGCGTGAAGGCGTCCGACATCCACACGCTGCCCGGCACCGGCGACACGCTGCGCGTGCGCGAGGAATACCTGCCGGTGCTGCACCTGGCGCGCCTGTTCCCGCCGCAGCAGCCGCGCGGCGAGGGCGCCGGCGGCATTGCCGTCATCGTGGAAACCGAGGGCAGCAACGCGGCCCTGATCGTCGACGAACTGGTGGGCCAGCAGCAGGTGGTGGTCAAGAGCCTGGAAGCCAACTTCCGCCGCGTGCCCGGCCTGGCCGGCGCCACGGTGATGGGCGATGGCTCGGTGGCGCTGATCCTGGACGTCGCGCACCTGATGCGCATTTCGAGCCGCGAGGAAGCGATGCTCGCATGA
- a CDS encoding methyl-accepting chemotaxis protein: protein MSGRQLSVGARLALGFGIVLGLLAAVALTSLGQLAGFNRNVEALATTRLLQLITVAQASDSLGQITRSTGNVLVLDDEKQVKAELVAVRQHREHIAELLNRLGKTVLPGREQDLLKEIADARAAYLPQEDAFLQHAEHGDYSSAKDVLLKNVLPAQARLLDAMDRFEQFQVSLAADEARVAADAYHGTRLSIVALSVVALLVGLAAAWLIIRRLRSELGGEPAYARAVAVRIAGGDLTGEVRTDARGGDSLLHAMGKMAGNLRQLAGAVAAGAHTVSETSTQIAQGHVDLSQRTEEQAGTLEETATAMDELTAAVSRNAESARQASQFAVSASEVARRGGEAMGQVARTMGGITASSNRIADITGVIDAIAFQTNILALNAAVEAARAGEQGRGFAVVAAEVRNLAQRSAAAAREIKALIADSAGQVEAGAQQVEAAGGTMEEIVASVKKVSELIGEIAASSQEQSVGIEQVNRAVSQMEQVVQQNATLVEQASAATEAMKEQAGSLLEAVARFRLRQEGAAMPALA from the coding sequence ATGTCCGGACGCCAACTGAGCGTGGGGGCGCGGCTCGCCCTCGGCTTCGGCATCGTGCTGGGCCTGCTGGCGGCGGTGGCGTTGACCAGCCTGGGCCAGCTCGCCGGCTTCAACCGCAACGTCGAAGCGCTGGCCACCACGCGGCTGCTGCAGCTGATCACGGTGGCGCAGGCCAGCGACTCGCTGGGGCAGATCACCCGCAGCACCGGCAACGTGCTGGTGCTGGACGACGAGAAGCAGGTCAAGGCCGAACTCGTCGCGGTGCGCCAGCATCGCGAGCACATCGCCGAACTCCTGAACCGCCTGGGCAAGACGGTGCTGCCGGGGCGCGAGCAAGACCTGCTGAAGGAGATCGCCGATGCGCGCGCGGCCTACCTGCCGCAGGAGGACGCCTTCCTGCAGCACGCCGAACACGGCGACTACAGCAGCGCCAAGGACGTGCTGCTGAAGAACGTGCTGCCCGCGCAGGCGCGGCTGCTGGACGCGATGGACCGCTTCGAGCAGTTCCAGGTCTCGCTGGCGGCGGACGAGGCGCGCGTGGCCGCCGATGCCTACCACGGCACGCGGCTTTCGATCGTGGCGTTGTCGGTGGTCGCGCTGCTGGTCGGCCTGGCCGCGGCCTGGCTGATCATCCGCCGGCTGCGGTCCGAGCTGGGCGGCGAACCCGCTTACGCCCGTGCGGTGGCCGTGCGCATTGCGGGCGGTGACCTCACCGGCGAAGTCCGTACTGACGCGCGCGGCGGCGACAGCCTGCTGCACGCCATGGGCAAGATGGCCGGCAACCTGCGCCAGCTCGCCGGCGCCGTGGCCGCCGGGGCGCACACGGTCTCGGAAACCAGCACCCAGATCGCGCAGGGGCACGTGGACCTGTCGCAGCGCACCGAGGAGCAGGCCGGCACGCTGGAGGAGACCGCCACCGCGATGGACGAACTGACGGCCGCTGTCAGCCGCAACGCCGAGAGCGCGCGCCAGGCCAGCCAGTTCGCGGTGAGCGCCTCGGAAGTCGCGCGGCGCGGCGGCGAAGCGATGGGCCAGGTGGCCCGCACCATGGGCGGCATCACGGCGTCGTCGAACCGGATCGCCGACATCACCGGCGTGATCGACGCCATTGCGTTCCAGACCAACATCCTGGCGCTGAACGCCGCGGTGGAAGCCGCGCGCGCCGGCGAACAGGGCCGCGGTTTCGCCGTGGTCGCGGCGGAGGTGCGCAACCTCGCCCAGCGCAGCGCCGCAGCGGCGCGCGAGATCAAGGCGCTGATCGCCGATTCGGCCGGCCAGGTGGAGGCGGGCGCGCAGCAGGTCGAGGCCGCGGGCGGGACGATGGAGGAGATCGTCGCCTCGGTGAAGAAGGTGAGCGAGCTGATCGGCGAGATCGCCGCCTCCAGCCAGGAGCAGAGCGTAGGCATCGAACAGGTGAACCGCGCCGTGAGCCAGATGGAGCAGGTCGTGCAGCAGAACGCCACGCTGGTGGAGCAGGCGAGCGCCGCGACCGAGGCGATGAAGGAGCAGGCCGGTTCGCTGCTGGAAGCCGTGGCGCGCTTCCGCCTGCGGCAGGAGGGCGCAGCCATGCCGGCGTTGGCATGA
- the cheD gene encoding chemoreceptor glutamine deamidase CheD has product MSETSSPVRYFDREFQVDAVKILPGQYHASSGPGTITTVLGSCVSTCLWDPGSRIGGMNHFMLPGDTASPSAAWAASARFGVYAMEVLINDMGKLGADRRRMVAKVFGGARVLAGFDKLDVGAKNAEFVLEFLKVEGIPVAAQDLLDVHPRKVHFFPATGKVHVKRLNVTPNDQVQLREREYLRELTRKSGGGEVEIFEARRR; this is encoded by the coding sequence GTGAGCGAAACGAGCAGTCCGGTCCGCTATTTCGACCGCGAGTTCCAGGTGGACGCGGTGAAGATCCTTCCCGGCCAGTACCACGCCTCTTCCGGCCCCGGCACCATCACCACCGTGCTCGGCTCCTGCGTCTCCACCTGCCTGTGGGACCCGGGTTCGCGCATCGGCGGCATGAACCACTTCATGCTGCCCGGCGACACGGCTTCGCCCAGCGCGGCCTGGGCCGCGTCGGCGCGCTTCGGGGTCTACGCCATGGAAGTGCTGATCAACGACATGGGCAAGCTCGGCGCCGACCGCCGCCGGATGGTGGCCAAGGTGTTCGGCGGCGCCCGCGTGCTGGCCGGCTTCGACAAGCTGGACGTCGGCGCCAAGAACGCCGAGTTCGTGCTGGAGTTCCTGAAGGTGGAAGGCATCCCCGTCGCCGCCCAGGACCTGCTGGACGTGCATCCGCGCAAGGTGCACTTCTTTCCCGCGACCGGCAAGGTGCACGTCAAGCGCCTGAACGTCACGCCCAACGACCAGGTGCAGCTGCGCGAACGCGAGTACCTGCGCGAGCTCACCCGCAAGTCGGGTGGCGGCGAGGTCGAGATCTTCGAGGCCAGGCGCCGATGA
- a CDS encoding protein-glutamate methylesterase/protein-glutamine glutaminase, translating to MIRVLVIDDSAVMRAFLGRVVGAQPDMELAGVSPDPLIAIDRIRRNPPDVITLDVEMPRMNGLDFLRNLMAVRPLPVIMISSLTREGAETTVRALELGAVDFFPKPASFDQLESGAQEIADKIRAAAGARVVRHRRAPQAPSGFAPLGPRVMTQAAALHRVIGIGASTGGVEALREVLTELPESMPPILIAQHMPPGFTETFARRLDALCKMDVKQAEDNEVVRNGVAYIAPGGRHLMLARRGIGYALRVTDDPPVNRHRPSVDTLFRSIARTAGGQAVGVMLTGMGADGADAMLEMRRAGAHTIAQDEASCVVFGMPRQAIQVGAAKEVMALGDIAGRLESLVSV from the coding sequence ATGATCCGCGTCCTCGTCATCGACGATTCCGCCGTGATGCGCGCCTTCCTCGGGCGCGTGGTCGGCGCGCAGCCGGACATGGAGCTGGCGGGCGTGTCGCCCGACCCGCTGATCGCCATCGACCGCATCCGCCGCAACCCGCCGGACGTGATCACGCTCGATGTCGAGATGCCGCGCATGAACGGCCTCGACTTCCTGCGCAACCTGATGGCGGTGCGGCCGCTGCCGGTGATCATGATCTCCTCGCTCACGCGCGAGGGCGCCGAGACGACGGTGCGCGCGCTGGAGCTGGGCGCGGTGGACTTCTTCCCCAAGCCCGCCAGCTTCGACCAGCTGGAAAGCGGGGCCCAGGAGATCGCGGACAAGATCCGCGCCGCCGCCGGCGCCCGCGTGGTGCGGCACCGGCGCGCGCCGCAGGCGCCCAGCGGCTTCGCCCCGCTGGGCCCGCGCGTGATGACGCAGGCCGCGGCGCTGCACCGGGTCATCGGCATCGGCGCATCCACGGGCGGCGTCGAGGCGCTGCGCGAGGTGCTGACCGAACTGCCGGAGTCGATGCCGCCGATCCTGATCGCGCAGCACATGCCGCCCGGCTTCACCGAGACCTTCGCGCGCCGGCTCGACGCGCTGTGCAAGATGGACGTGAAGCAGGCCGAGGACAACGAAGTGGTGCGCAACGGCGTGGCCTACATCGCGCCCGGCGGCCGGCACCTGATGCTGGCGCGGCGGGGCATCGGCTATGCGCTGCGCGTCACCGACGACCCGCCGGTCAATCGCCATCGGCCTTCGGTGGACACCTTGTTCCGCTCGATCGCGCGCACTGCCGGTGGGCAGGCCGTCGGCGTGATGCTCACCGGCATGGGCGCCGATGGCGCCGATGCGATGCTGGAGATGCGCCGCGCGGGCGCGCACACCATTGCGCAGGACGAGGCGAGTTGCGTCGTCTTCGGGATGCCGCGGCAGGCGATCCAGGTCGGGGCGGCGAAGGAGGTGATGGCATTGGGCGACATTGCAGGGCGCCTGGAAAGCCTGGTCAGCGTGTAA
- a CDS encoding chemotaxis protein CheW encodes MQTQAQTGNGKQAKAAEGQASEFLTFRLGQESYGIEILKVQEIRGYETPTAIANAPAFIKGVINLRGVIVPILDLRIKFNLGQVSYDEFTVAIILNVAGRVVGVVVDAVSDVLTLSSEAIRPTPEFASTTFDTKYITGLGTVEEQMIILLDIEKLMTGADMALVDSAVH; translated from the coding sequence ATGCAGACCCAAGCGCAGACAGGTAACGGCAAGCAGGCCAAGGCCGCGGAGGGCCAGGCCAGCGAGTTCCTCACCTTCCGCCTCGGCCAGGAAAGCTATGGCATCGAGATCCTGAAGGTGCAGGAAATCCGCGGCTACGAAACGCCGACGGCCATCGCCAACGCGCCCGCCTTCATCAAGGGCGTCATCAACCTGCGCGGCGTGATCGTCCCCATCCTGGACCTGCGCATCAAGTTCAACCTGGGCCAGGTGAGCTACGACGAATTCACCGTCGCCATCATCCTCAACGTCGCCGGCCGCGTGGTGGGCGTGGTGGTGGATGCGGTGTCCGACGTGCTGACGCTGTCGTCCGAAGCGATCCGGCCGACGCCGGAATTCGCGTCGACCACCTTCGACACGAAGTACATCACGGGCCTGGGCACGGTGGAAGAGCAGATGATCATCCTGCTCGACATCGAGAAGCTGATGACCGGCGCCGACATGGCCCTGGTCGACAGCGCCGTCCACTGA
- a CDS encoding methyl-accepting chemotaxis protein, producing MDSLAAPARSRGLVRRTEDLLRVLTIRQRLIWTFVMLLALMLAVAGVGAWQMEQIEAGSGGASRGKELLAMVCAAGFCIQFSFCYFVIASIVRPVKVAVKSARKVGQGDLTVQVRAEGGDEVTELFHGLNEMTQNLRQLVGEVVGGAHRVADTSDQIAQGNVDLSQRTEQQASTLEETASALEQLTSTVAQNADTARRASELAVNAAETARKGGDVVEQVVSTMDDISDASKKIADIISVIDGIAFQTNILALNAAVEAARAGEQGRGFAVVAAEVRNLAQRSAAAAREIKGLIADSVRQVQAGGALVDAAGHTMVDVVLSFKKVSDLIAEIAAASREQSEGIGQVNTAVAQMDRVVQQNAALVEQASAATESMKEQSGALLRLVARFRLGQGRAAA from the coding sequence ATGGACAGCCTCGCCGCGCCGGCGCGCAGCCGGGGTCTGGTCCGCCGTACGGAGGACCTGTTGCGGGTGCTCACCATCCGCCAGCGCCTGATCTGGACCTTCGTCATGCTGCTGGCGCTGATGCTGGCCGTGGCGGGCGTGGGCGCCTGGCAGATGGAGCAGATCGAGGCCGGCAGCGGCGGTGCCAGCCGCGGCAAGGAACTTCTGGCGATGGTGTGCGCCGCCGGCTTCTGCATCCAGTTCAGCTTCTGCTACTTCGTCATCGCCTCCATCGTGCGGCCGGTGAAGGTGGCGGTGAAGAGCGCGCGCAAGGTCGGCCAGGGCGACCTCACGGTGCAGGTGCGGGCCGAGGGCGGCGACGAGGTGACCGAGCTGTTCCACGGCCTCAACGAGATGACGCAGAACCTGCGCCAGCTGGTAGGCGAAGTGGTGGGCGGCGCCCACCGCGTGGCCGACACCAGCGACCAGATCGCGCAGGGCAACGTGGACCTGTCGCAGCGCACCGAGCAACAGGCCAGCACGCTGGAGGAAACCGCCAGCGCGCTGGAGCAGCTGACGTCCACCGTGGCGCAGAACGCCGACACCGCGCGCCGGGCCAGCGAACTGGCCGTGAACGCGGCGGAAACGGCGCGCAAGGGCGGCGACGTGGTGGAGCAGGTCGTCAGCACCATGGACGACATCTCCGATGCCTCCAAGAAGATCGCCGACATCATCAGCGTCATCGACGGCATCGCCTTCCAGACCAACATCCTGGCGCTGAACGCCGCGGTCGAAGCCGCGCGCGCGGGCGAGCAGGGCCGTGGCTTCGCGGTGGTGGCCGCGGAGGTGCGCAACCTCGCGCAGCGCAGCGCCGCGGCGGCGAGGGAGATCAAGGGCCTGATCGCCGACTCGGTCCGGCAGGTGCAGGCGGGCGGCGCGCTGGTGGACGCCGCCGGCCACACGATGGTGGACGTGGTGCTCTCGTTCAAGAAGGTGAGCGACCTGATCGCCGAGATCGCCGCCGCCAGCCGGGAGCAGAGCGAAGGCATTGGTCAGGTGAACACGGCGGTGGCCCAGATGGATCGCGTGGTGCAGCAGAACGCGGCGCTGGTGGAGCAGGCTTCGGCCGCCACCGAGTCGATGAAGGAACAGTCGGGCGCGCTGCTGCGCCTGGTGGCGCGCTTCCGGCTCGGGCAGGGCCGGGCCGCGGCTTGA
- a CDS encoding CheR family methyltransferase: MHPRAAFASTLPGLLPDLGAGAAALLNDPDFETVRELIAQYAGIKLSPQKRNMVYNRLLRRLRARGTTSFGEYLALVQARDSDEREAFVNALTTNLTAFFREPHHFDLLAGYARERRDKRKLRVWSSACSTGEEVWSIAMVLREQDCPGEVLGTDIDTDVLQTAAGGVYRHDRIAGMPAERLRKHFLRGTGSNDGLVSIRPELRSGVKFAQLNLQSEAWPAQEPFDVIFCRNVVIYFDRDSQKRLLARLAQLLVPGGLLMVGHSESFPSAHPGFRSCGRTAYERLAGHMGQG; encoded by the coding sequence GTGCATCCCCGCGCCGCCTTCGCCTCCACCCTGCCGGGCCTGCTGCCCGACCTGGGTGCCGGCGCCGCGGCCCTGCTGAACGACCCCGACTTCGAGACGGTGCGCGAGCTGATCGCGCAGTACGCCGGCATCAAGCTCAGCCCGCAGAAGCGCAACATGGTCTACAACCGGCTGCTGCGCCGGCTGCGCGCGCGCGGCACCACCAGCTTCGGCGAGTACCTGGCGCTGGTGCAGGCGCGCGACTCGGACGAGCGCGAAGCCTTCGTCAATGCGCTGACGACGAACCTGACCGCGTTCTTCCGCGAGCCGCACCACTTCGACCTGCTGGCCGGCTACGCGCGCGAGCGCCGCGACAAGCGCAAGCTGCGCGTGTGGAGCAGCGCCTGCTCCACCGGCGAGGAGGTGTGGTCGATCGCCATGGTGCTGCGCGAGCAGGACTGCCCGGGCGAGGTGCTGGGCACCGACATCGACACCGACGTGCTGCAGACGGCGGCCGGCGGCGTGTACCGCCACGACCGCATCGCCGGCATGCCGGCCGAGCGCCTGCGCAAGCATTTCCTGCGCGGCACCGGCAGCAACGACGGGCTGGTCAGCATCCGCCCCGAACTGCGCTCCGGCGTCAAGTTCGCGCAGCTGAACCTGCAGTCGGAAGCCTGGCCGGCGCAGGAGCCTTTCGACGTGATCTTCTGCCGCAACGTGGTGATCTATTTCGACCGCGATTCGCAGAAGCGGCTGCTGGCACGCCTGGCGCAGCTGCTGGTGCCGGGCGGCCTGCTGATGGTGGGCCACTCGGAAAGCTTCCCCTCGGCGCATCCCGGCTTCCGCTCGTGCGGCCGGACTGCGTACGAGCGCTTGGCGGGCCACATGGGACAGGGTTGA